Within Pyxidicoccus trucidator, the genomic segment GAAGATGGAGTGGTAGCGCAGCTGCTGCAGGGCACAGCGCTGCCGCTTCGGGTCGAAGACGAGACAGCGCTCCACCGGCCCCGCGTAGACGTGCAGGGAAATCGCGGGCCCCTGCTGGGCGATGACGCGGTGGATGGGGGCGTCGGGGCAGCGGAAGTCCACGTGGCCCACGCCCACCGGCCCCACGACGGTGGGAGGCCCCAGCCGCGCCGGCCCCGGCTCCAGCCCCCCGGAGACCAGGCCGTAGTTCTCCAGGATGAAGGTGCCGGACTGGATGCTGAACCAGCACTCCTGCCCGTCATGGTCATGGATGGGCGAGACGGCGCCCGACTCCCAGCAGTTGATCAGCACCTCCAGGCGCGCGTCCCGGTAGACCAGGTTGCGCGTGTACCGGCCGCGGCTGAAATGCAGATACGGCTGGAGACTGGACGGCTCCACCACGAGCCCCGCGAGCCTCTCACCCACACCCAACAGGCCCGGCACTCCGCCGGCCTCCTCCCGAAGGAGCCCCACCAACGCGTCGAGGGACATGGCGCCCATGAGGGAGAAGCTAGGTAAGGCACCGACACGGTGCCTATTAGCCTGTTGGATGGGGGACGGCCGGCCGTCCGGAGCGCACTTGAGGACAGGCGTGGCATCCACTAGAGGACACCCACCGCGAGGGAGCCGCCTCGCCTGAAGGGCGGCCCCGGGTTTGCACTGTCGCGGACGCGGAACCATCTGGCGCCCGCGAGCAAACCGCGAGCCCGGTGTAAGCGTACACAGAGAGTCAATTTCCTGGACCGAAGCCGTTCCTCTCATGAGGAGCCGCCGAGGTGGGGGCCGAGGAACCGAACATGAAGAAGCGACTGGGTGACATCCTTGTGGAGCGCGGTGTGATTGATCCGCTGCAGCTCCACTCCGCGCTCGCGTACCAGCGAAAGTGGGGGGTGCCGCTGGGGCAGGTGGTGGTGGATCAGCGCTTCTGCACCGCGCAGCAGGTCCTGGAGGCGCTGGCGACGCAGGTGGGCATGCAGACGGTGGAGCTGGACTCGCAGCCGCCGGACGCCAACCTGACGTACCTCATTCCGGAGAAGGTGGCGGAGGCGCACCGGGTGGTGCCGCTGAAGCTGGAGGGCAAGGGCGGCCGGGACTCGGTGCTGGTGGTGGCCATCGCCGCGCCGGCCAGCCTGGCGTCGCTGGACGCGGTGATGAGCGTCTCCGGCAAGTCGCGCGTGGTGGCGAAGCTGGCCACGGACGCGGCCATCCGCCGCGCCATCGGCCGCATGTACCGGGGTGAGACGGGTGAGGCCGTCCCGCGCCGGCCCGGCATGGAGTCCTTCGCCCTGCCCGAGGCGGACGAGAGCATGCCCATGTTGCTGGGCGGCAGCATGGCCGAGCTGACGAACATGGAGGCCCCCGTCACCGAGCACGGGCTGCCGATGATGTCCTCGCTGGACGAGGCCACGCGGCCGACGCCGGTGCCCGTGCAGACGGCGCCCGCGCTGAAGCCCACGCCCGCTCCCGTGGCCGTGAAGCCCACGCCCGCGCCGGTGAAGCTGCCCACGCTGACGCCGGCCCGGCCGGAGCAGGTGGCGCAGGTGCTGGTGTACGGCTGGGGCGCGGAGGCCGCGGCGGGGCTGGTGCGCGTGCTCGAGGCCTCGGGTGGCCTGAAGGCGCGGGTGGCCAGCACGGAGGAGTTGCTGGCGGCGAGCGAGGCGCAGGTGGTGGTGGCGCCGCTGCCGTCCATGGAGGCGCTGGGCCGGAAGGTGCTCGCGCAGGTGCTGGTGGCCGGTAAGGTGCCTGAGACGGATTTGCCCCGGGCCCAGGCGGTGGGCGCGCGGGGTTTCCTCGCCGCGCCGGTGGACCCCGACCTGCTGCTGCGCGCGGTGCGCCGGCTGGCCCGGCCCACCGACGGCACGTTTCTCAAGCGCGCCGGCTGACCGGCGCGACCCTCAGGGTACGGCTGCCAGCAGCGTGGGCGACTCCGCTCCCTCTGGCAGCCAGAGTGAAGCCAGGTCCAGTGGCGAGGAAGTGAAGGGCTCGGCGCGCACCACCGAGTCCGACTCGTAGGAGCCGGTGAGGAGCCAGCCGCGCTTGACGCGCTGGTACACCTCCAGCGTGCGCGCGGCCGGGTCCACCAGCCAGACATGGGACACGCCCGCGCGCGCGTAGAGCGGCAGCTTGCGCGTGCGGTCCAGCGCGGCGGTGGAGGGCGCGAGCACCTCGCACACCCAGTCCGGCGCCACGGTGAGGAAGGGCACGTCCGGGTCGGGCGGAGCGGCCACGCGCTCACGGCGCCAGCCGGCCACGTCGGGGACGAGCATGTCCTGGCCCAGGTGCAGCTCGGGCGCGCGCAGGAAGCACCAGCGGCCGCTGCCGCCCCGGCGCCGGTCGAGCTGCTCACCCAGCTCCACGCCCAGCATGAAGGCCGCGCGCGTCTGCGCGGCGGTGGGGCGAGGCGAGGCCACCAGCTCCTCGTCCAGAATCTCCCCCACCCAGCCCGAGGGCAGGGCCGAGAGCATGGAGTACCGCGCCAGGGGGATGATGCCTTCCGTCACAACGCCTCCGCGAATCACCGGTTGAGGCGGGCATTCTAGGGAGCGGTCTGACACGCCCCGGTGGCGACGGGGTGACTACTTCCCGATGCAGAAACGCTGGAAGATTGCATCGAGGAGTGCCTCGGAAACGGAGGTGCCGGACACCTCGCCGAGCGCCTCCAGCGCGAGGCCCACCTCGCCGGAGACGACCTCCAGGGTGGACGCGTGTGACGCGGCGCTGGCACGGGCGAGCGCCTCGGCTGCGCGACGCAGGGCATCGGCATGGCGCTCGGAGACGAGGGCCACCGCCGAGGGCGTGCCGCCACCCCACAGGTGTCCGAGCATGGACGCGCGGAGGGCCTCCACGCCTTCGCCCGTCAGTCCGCTGACGCGCGGGCGCGACCTGGACGTGACGCCTGGAGAAGCACGGGCCACAGTGGAGTCTGGCTGCGCTTCCGTGAAGGCCCGCTGCGAAACGGCGTGAGCACCGTCACGTCCGCGCGCGTCCGCGACGTCGCACTTGCCATCCACCGCCAGCACGCGCGTGCCACCGGCCTCGCGAAGCCACGTCTCGGCCTCTGTGTCCGTGGCCCCGGGCGGCAGCACGAGCACCGACAGGTCCACGCCCGCGAGCAGCTCGCGCGTGCGGGCGATGCCGAGCGCCTCCACCCGTCCCGGCGCCTCGCGCAGTCCCGCGGTGTCGAACAGCGTGACGCCCAGTCCGTCCCACTCGACACGGGCCTCCAGCGAATCTCTCGTCGTCCCGGGCTCGTCGTCCACCAGCGCGCGGGCCTCGCCCACCAGCCGGTTGAACAGCGTGGACTTGCCCGCATTGACGGGGCCATACAGCGCCACGCGCGCACCGCGCCGCACCAGCCGCCCACGCCCCGCCTCGGAGAGCAGCGCCTCCGCCTGGGCCCGCAGCACGGTGACTCGCGCTCCCGCCTCCGCGTCGGCCCCTTCCGCCTCGTCGGGGAAGTTGAGCACGCCCTCCAGGTCCGCATGGAGCTCACGCAGCGGCTCTTCCAGCGCCCGCACGCGCGACGCCAGCACTCCCGAGAGCCCCGCCGCGGCCGCACGCACCGCCGCCTCCGAGTCCGCTGCCACCAGGTCCGCCACCGCCTCCGCGCGCGTGAGGTCCAGCCGTCCACTCAGGAAGGCGCGGCGGGTGAACTCGCCGGGCGTCGCCGGGCGCACGCGCTCATCCTCCAGCGCGCGCGCCAGCAGCAGGCTCAGCAGGCGGGGGCTGCCATGCGCCTGCAGCTCCACCACGTCCTCGCCGGTGAAGGAGTACGGCGCGCGGAAGTAGAGGAAGAGCCCCTCGTCCAGCGCGCGGCCTTGCGCATCCACGAAGGTGGCGAGGTACGCGTGACGCGGCGTGGGCTCCACGGGCACACCGGGCGCCAGCAGGCGGCCCACGTCCAGCGCGGCGGGGCCGGACAGCCGGAGGATGCCCACGGCTCCGGCGGTGGGCGCGGTGGCCAGGGCGGCGATGGTGGGGGAAGCGGACATCATGTCTGCACGGTGGGGGAACAGGGAGCCCGCGTCCACCGGGACGTCATGCGGAGCGGGGTGCCCCGCGAAGCGGCGACGGGGCCTGCGTCAGCGAGGCCCCATCGGGGGCGTGGAGCCGCGAGCGGCCTTCTCCACGGCCTCGCGGTTCTCCTCGATGTAGCGCTCCACCGCGGCGTCCTCGAGCTCCAAATCACGCAGCACGCCCGGGTAGACGAAGCGGAAGGCAGGGGAGTCCTCGTCTCCCCGCAGGCGAAAGCTCATCTTCAGCACCGCCGCGCCATACAGCTTGTCCTTGAGAGCTTTCGCCTTGCCCATCCCTCGTCTCGCTTCCGGCGACCCGGCGTGTGTGGCGCGTGCGCGCTCACTCGTCGAAGTCGTCCTCGTCGTCGTCCGGCAGCAGGCTCTTCTTGGGCAGCGGAGCCGGCTTGTCCGGAGTGAACACCACACGGCGGTTGCGGCCTTCGCCTTCCACCGTCGCCTTCAACCCTTCCATTCCTTCTACTGCCCTGAGGACGCGCGCGCGGTCCTCCAGCTTCATCGCGGCCAGGGCGTAGAACCGTCCCAGGCTGGCTGACTTCCCCGCGAGCTGGCGGGCCGCCTCTCGCAGCGCCGCGTCCTCTTCCACCGTCACCGTGCGCTCGTCCGTGTCGGCCCGGGGTGCCGGAGCAGGCCGGGAAGCGGGAGCCTGCGCGCCCCGCTGGGGGGCCTTCGCCGGAGCCTGCGCCGGAGCCGCCGCCTGGGGAGGAGGCCGGGGCGCGGCGGGCGCCGGGGACGCCGGAGCCGCCGCCGCGGGAGGCTGCGCCGCCTGGGGCTCCCGACGCTGCCGGGGCTCCGGGTGGGCACCCGCGCCGAGCACCACCCAGCGCCGCTCCACGCCGGGCCGGTGCATCATCTTGTTCAGCAGGAACTGGAGCGAGTCCACCACCTGGCTGCGCCGCCCGTTCTCCACGCCGGGCGGAGGGCCCGCGTCGAAGTGGAGCGCCACGGAGAGGCTGCCATCCGCGGCGTCCTGCATGTCCAGCCGGGCCGGGAAGCCCATCAGCCCGAGGATGTCGCCGAGGAGCTTCTCCACGCGCGGCCGGAAGTCGCTGGAGGCCGCGCCGCCGGAGGCCGGAGCCTCCGGCGCCTGCTCAGAACCCTGCTGCTGCTCGCTCACTTGCGTCTGCCTCCCGCCGCCACCACCGCTGGCGTCCCGCCGCCCTTCTGGGGCCCGTTCCGGTCCAGCCACTTCCGAAGCCCGTACTGCTGGGCAATGGAGAGGATGTTGTTGGTGAAGATGTAGAGCGACAGGCCCGCCGGGTACTGGAGCAGCGTCGCCGTGAAGACGATGGGCAGGAACCAGGTCATGATTTTGGCCTGGGCCGCATCCATCATCTGCGGCTGCATCTTCTGGGTGATGACCATGGACACGCCCAGCGCCAGCGGCAGCAGGTACGTGGGGTCCTTGTACGTCAGGTCGCGCCAGATGGGGCCGAAGAAGGGCTCGCCGTAGATGTCGAAGCTGTTGCGCAGCGCCGTGAAGAGCGCAATCCAGACCGGCATCTGGATGAGCAGCGGGAGGCACCCGCCCAGCGGGTTCACCTTGGCCTCCTGGTACAGCTTCATGATTTCGAGGTTCTGCTGCTCGCGGTTGTCCGCGTGCTTCTTCTTTATCTCCTCCATGCGCGGCTGGAGCTTCTTCACCTGCTCCATGCTCACCATGGACCGGTAGGTGAGCGGCAGCAGCACCATCTTCACCACCACGGTGAGCAGGATGATGGCCACGCCCCAGTTGCCGGTGAGGCCGTGGAAGAACTTCATGACCGCCAGCAGCACCTTGCAGATGACGGCCCAGATGCCGAAGTCGACCGTGTCCTCCAGCCTGGGGTGGAAGGCGGCCTCGCCCAGGCCCGCGGCCTGGCGCAGCCCGGGGCCGGGCACCACCGCGAGCAGGTCCGGGTCCTTGGGGCCCAGGTAGCCGCCGAAGCGCAGCGTCACCGTCTCACCCGCGGCCACGCTGAGCGGGAAGGACGCCGTCACCTGCCGCGCGGTGGGCGTGGCGGTGAAGGTGCAGTGGCCGGCGCGAGGGCCCTCCAGCGGGTAGAGCGCGGACACGAAGTACTGCTGGTCGATGCCGAAGAAGTGCACCTGGCCCTTGCTGTCCTCGGCGTCGGGCGGGTCCTCGCCCGGGCTCATCTTCTGGAGCGAGTCGTTCACGAAGCAGGCCGAGCGGCTCAGGTTGCCCACGCCGCCGAAGAAGGACGGCGCGTGCTCGAAGTTGGGGTCCACCGCGCGGCTGTAGTGCACCTGGAGTTCGCCGTTCTGCGGCTGGCCGGAGGTGTTGCGCACCTGGATGCTGTACGTCAGCTCGAAGCCCTCGTTGGGCCACTGGTACGTCTTCACCACCTCCCACGGGCCGCGGCGGCCGGTGAAGGTGATGCCATTGGCGTTGCCACCCGCGCCCTCCGTGACGGCGTAGCGCGTGTCGGCGGGCAGGGGGCTGGAGCCCAGGATGGAGATGGACATCGGCAGGGGCTGGCCCGGCACCGGCTGCGCCACGTTCATCTGCGGCGCGGGGGGAATCTCCTTGCCGATGAGCTTCTGGAAGCCCTGGGCGATGCTGAGCTCCTGCTGCTCGCGCATCTTCGTGCCCTGGAGCACGGCCGCGGTGAGGCCCGCGCCGTCCGAGCTGAAGCTGTAGTGCACCTCCTGGCGGGCCAGGTCGACCTTGCGCTCGGGCAGCGCCGGAGCGTCGTTGGCGGCCACGGCGGTGCCGCTGCCGTCACCCGGCGTGGGGGCGGCGACGGGGGCCGTGCCGGCATCGGCGGGAGCGGCGGCGACGACGCCCGCGTCCGCGCCCTCGGCCCCGGTGGGAGTCGGCTGGGGAGCGAGGAAGAAGGTGTAGAAGGCGGTGGCCACGAACGAGAGGGCCAGGGCGACCAGCAGTCGCTTCTGCGAATCGTTCGACTGGGGCGAGAGCGGATCGTTCATAGACTCCCCCCTCCGAGAGGGAGAGGGCGGCAGGGGGTGGAAGACCCCGTCACGGCACCGGGTCGATGCCGCCGGGGTGGAAGGGTTGGCAGCGCATCAGCCGCCAGGCGGTGAGCCAGGAACCCTTGAGGCCTCCGTGCTTCTCCAGCGCCTCCATGGCGTAGGTGGAGCACGAGGGGTGGAAACGGCACACCTTCGGCAGCAGCGGCCCGAGGAACTTCCGGTAGAACCGGATGGGCAGGGAGATGACGAAGGCGAGCGGGCTCATCTGGGAGGCTCCTTCGGCTTCGTCTCCGCGGCCGGCGGGAGCCGCTGCAGCTTACGGGTGACACCGTCGAAGGCACGCGACAGCTCCGGGAAGGACGCGTCCTTCGCGGACGAGCGCACCACCAGCACCACGTCCAGGCCGGAGGGCCATTGCGTGCGGCGCTTGCGGAACAGCTCGCGCAGCACGCGCCTCAGACGCGCACGCACCACCGCGTTGCCCACCTTGCTCGACACGGTGAGGCCAACACGGGAGTACGTCCGGCCATTGCGCTTGATGAGGGCCAGGAGGCAATCGGAAGGGACCTTCTGGCCACCTTCCTGTACCTCCAGGAATTCGCGCCGTTGCAGCAGGCGCAGGGCCTTGGGGAAGCGCTGGTCTGCCGGGCCTGACTGGCCCGGCGTCGCACCCTCGGCCCTCACAGGCAGACTCGCTTACTTCTTCGCGGCAGAAACGACGAGCCGCTTACGGCCCTTGGCGCGACGGCGCTTGAGGACGTCACGGCCGCCCTTGGTGGCGTTCCGCTTCCGGAACCCGTGGGCGCGATTGCGGCGGACCTTCGACGGCTGGTACGTGCGCTTGGACACGGCTCTAACTCCTTGATGATGACGGCGGCGCCTCCTACCGCTCCGGCGCGACCTGAACTAGGGAAAGGGGCGGGTCCGTAACCCTCTTTCCGGGGTAAGTCAACGTTGGATCACCTCGACCTTTCCCAGAATCCGTTCCGGCCCGTCCAACAGCCCGGGGCATGTGGGTGTATAGAGGTTTTGGTGTCCGTATAGCCTGGACGGCCGCCGGAGCAACGCGCGGTGCGGGAAGTTTAATCGCGCGTGTTGCAAGTGCCTGTTTGCTGGGCGCTTTTTCGCGGCGCCTTGTGTCCACCACGTGGTGCCTGATCAGCACCCGCCGGGAAACATCCATGACAGTGCGTTGGGTCATCCCCGTTCTCTGGTTACTCCTGGTCGGTTCAGGCTGTTCGACGACCCGCGTCGTGCGCCTCGACACGGGCCAAGACTCCTTCGTCGTCACCCCGCGCGAAGAGGACGGAGCCGAGTTGGAGGAGGCCGAACTCGCCGACGAGGAGTTCGAGGAGGCCGTGGTGGAGCTGGCGAGGGACGTGCGGCCCTTCCAGAACCCCATGCGGGAGGCGCGAGCGCTCTTTGGCGTTCCCTCCCGAAGCGGGGTGTACCAGTACGAGCACCGC encodes:
- a CDS encoding cysteine dioxygenase; translated protein: MGAMSLDALVGLLREEAGGVPGLLGVGERLAGLVVEPSSLQPYLHFSRGRYTRNLVYRDARLEVLINCWESGAVSPIHDHDGQECWFSIQSGTFILENYGLVSGGLEPGPARLGPPTVVGPVGVGHVDFRCPDAPIHRVIAQQGPAISLHVYAGPVERCLVFDPKRQRCALQQLRYHSIFGRLLGRPESQPPLALV
- the yidC gene encoding membrane protein insertase YidC — protein: MNDPLSPQSNDSQKRLLVALALSFVATAFYTFFLAPQPTPTGAEGADAGVVAAAPADAGTAPVAAPTPGDGSGTAVAANDAPALPERKVDLARQEVHYSFSSDGAGLTAAVLQGTKMREQQELSIAQGFQKLIGKEIPPAPQMNVAQPVPGQPLPMSISILGSSPLPADTRYAVTEGAGGNANGITFTGRRGPWEVVKTYQWPNEGFELTYSIQVRNTSGQPQNGELQVHYSRAVDPNFEHAPSFFGGVGNLSRSACFVNDSLQKMSPGEDPPDAEDSKGQVHFFGIDQQYFVSALYPLEGPRAGHCTFTATPTARQVTASFPLSVAAGETVTLRFGGYLGPKDPDLLAVVPGPGLRQAAGLGEAAFHPRLEDTVDFGIWAVICKVLLAVMKFFHGLTGNWGVAIILLTVVVKMVLLPLTYRSMVSMEQVKKLQPRMEEIKKKHADNREQQNLEIMKLYQEAKVNPLGGCLPLLIQMPVWIALFTALRNSFDIYGEPFFGPIWRDLTYKDPTYLLPLALGVSMVITQKMQPQMMDAAQAKIMTWFLPIVFTATLLQYPAGLSLYIFTNNILSIAQQYGLRKWLDRNGPQKGGGTPAVVAAGGRRK
- a CDS encoding general secretion pathway protein GspE, yielding MKKRLGDILVERGVIDPLQLHSALAYQRKWGVPLGQVVVDQRFCTAQQVLEALATQVGMQTVELDSQPPDANLTYLIPEKVAEAHRVVPLKLEGKGGRDSVLVVAIAAPASLASLDAVMSVSGKSRVVAKLATDAAIRRAIGRMYRGETGEAVPRRPGMESFALPEADESMPMLLGGSMAELTNMEAPVTEHGLPMMSSLDEATRPTPVPVQTAPALKPTPAPVAVKPTPAPVKLPTLTPARPEQVAQVLVYGWGAEAAAGLVRVLEASGGLKARVASTEELLAASEAQVVVAPLPSMEALGRKVLAQVLVAGKVPETDLPRAQAVGARGFLAAPVDPDLLLRAVRRLARPTDGTFLKRAG
- a CDS encoding tRNA modification GTPase, which codes for MMSASPTIAALATAPTAGAVGILRLSGPAALDVGRLLAPGVPVEPTPRHAYLATFVDAQGRALDEGLFLYFRAPYSFTGEDVVELQAHGSPRLLSLLLARALEDERVRPATPGEFTRRAFLSGRLDLTRAEAVADLVAADSEAAVRAAAAGLSGVLASRVRALEEPLRELHADLEGVLNFPDEAEGADAEAGARVTVLRAQAEALLSEAGRGRLVRRGARVALYGPVNAGKSTLFNRLVGEARALVDDEPGTTRDSLEARVEWDGLGVTLFDTAGLREAPGRVEALGIARTRELLAGVDLSVLVLPPGATDTEAETWLREAGGTRVLAVDGKCDVADARGRDGAHAVSQRAFTEAQPDSTVARASPGVTSRSRPRVSGLTGEGVEALRASMLGHLWGGGTPSAVALVSERHADALRRAAEALARASAASHASTLEVVSGEVGLALEALGEVSGTSVSEALLDAIFQRFCIGK
- a CDS encoding Uma2 family endonuclease, producing MTEGIIPLARYSMLSALPSGWVGEILDEELVASPRPTAAQTRAAFMLGVELGEQLDRRRGGSGRWCFLRAPELHLGQDMLVPDVAGWRRERVAAPPDPDVPFLTVAPDWVCEVLAPSTAALDRTRKLPLYARAGVSHVWLVDPAARTLEVYQRVKRGWLLTGSYESDSVVRAEPFTSSPLDLASLWLPEGAESPTLLAAVP
- the rnpA gene encoding ribonuclease P protein component; its protein translation is MRAEGATPGQSGPADQRFPKALRLLQRREFLEVQEGGQKVPSDCLLALIKRNGRTYSRVGLTVSSKVGNAVVRARLRRVLRELFRKRRTQWPSGLDVVLVVRSSAKDASFPELSRAFDGVTRKLQRLPPAAETKPKEPPR
- the yidD gene encoding membrane protein insertion efficiency factor YidD; this translates as MSPLAFVISLPIRFYRKFLGPLLPKVCRFHPSCSTYAMEALEKHGGLKGSWLTAWRLMRCQPFHPGGIDPVP
- the rpmH gene encoding 50S ribosomal protein L34, whose protein sequence is MSKRTYQPSKVRRNRAHGFRKRNATKGGRDVLKRRRAKGRKRLVVSAAKK